A region of Mesorhizobium sp. M3A.F.Ca.ET.080.04.2.1 DNA encodes the following proteins:
- a CDS encoding aspartate aminotransferase family protein: protein MLANSLVELDRAHLIHPVASYRGHEALGVRVLKSAKGATVTDASGRQLLDGFAGLWCVNAGYGHDSIVEAAARQMRELPYATAYFDLGSEPAIRLASELAERAPGDLNHVYFTLGGSDAIDSTIRFVRYYWHAKGEPQRDQFISIEQGYHGSSVVGAGLTALPAFHAGFGIPFEWQHKIPSPYPYRNPVGEDGSAIISASLAALKAKIEEIGPERVAAFYAEPIQGSGGVIVPPKGWIKAMRELCREHGILFIADEVITGFGRTGPLFACTEEDIVPDFMTTAKGLTSGYVPMGAVFMADHVYNVIADAAGGSAVGHGYTYSAHPVSAAVALEVLKLYEDGLLENGIRAGARLMAGLEELKDHPLVGDVRGRGMLAAIELVVDKQKKTPLPASAMPARRVFDRAWDNGLIIRAFAQGVLGYAPPLCCTDSDIDAIIERTQRTLDQTLDDPDVRKALA, encoded by the coding sequence ATGCTCGCCAATTCCCTGGTCGAACTCGACCGCGCCCATCTCATCCATCCGGTCGCCTCATATCGCGGCCATGAGGCGCTCGGCGTGCGGGTGCTGAAATCGGCAAAGGGCGCCACCGTGACCGATGCGTCCGGCCGGCAACTTCTCGATGGCTTCGCCGGGCTTTGGTGCGTCAATGCCGGCTATGGCCATGACAGCATCGTCGAAGCCGCCGCCCGGCAGATGCGCGAGCTTCCCTACGCCACCGCCTATTTCGACCTTGGCTCGGAGCCGGCCATCCGGCTAGCCTCGGAACTGGCCGAGCGGGCCCCTGGAGACCTGAACCACGTCTATTTCACGCTCGGCGGGTCGGACGCGATCGACAGCACGATCCGTTTCGTCCGCTACTACTGGCATGCCAAGGGCGAGCCGCAGCGCGACCAGTTCATCTCCATCGAGCAGGGTTACCACGGCTCGTCGGTGGTCGGTGCCGGCCTGACCGCCTTGCCTGCCTTCCACGCCGGTTTCGGCATTCCCTTCGAGTGGCAGCACAAGATCCCCTCCCCCTACCCCTATCGCAACCCCGTAGGCGAGGATGGCAGCGCGATCATTTCGGCGTCGCTTGCCGCGCTGAAGGCGAAGATCGAGGAGATCGGGCCGGAGCGGGTCGCCGCCTTCTATGCCGAGCCGATCCAGGGCTCGGGCGGTGTTATCGTTCCGCCGAAAGGCTGGATCAAGGCGATGCGCGAACTCTGCCGGGAGCACGGCATCCTGTTCATCGCCGACGAGGTGATCACCGGATTCGGCCGCACGGGGCCGCTGTTCGCCTGCACCGAGGAGGACATCGTTCCGGATTTCATGACGACCGCGAAGGGGCTGACATCGGGCTATGTTCCGATGGGCGCCGTCTTCATGGCCGACCATGTCTACAATGTCATCGCCGATGCCGCGGGCGGCTCTGCGGTCGGCCATGGCTACACCTATTCAGCCCATCCGGTCAGCGCAGCCGTCGCGCTCGAGGTGCTGAAGCTCTATGAAGACGGCCTTCTGGAAAACGGCATCAGGGCCGGCGCCCGCCTGATGGCAGGGTTGGAGGAGCTGAAGGACCATCCGCTCGTCGGCGATGTACGCGGCCGCGGCATGCTTGCCGCGATCGAACTGGTGGTGGACAAGCAGAAGAAGACGCCGCTTCCCGCGTCGGCCATGCCGGCGCGGCGCGTCTTCGACAGGGCGTGGGACAACGGCCTCATCATCCGCGCCTTCGCGCAGGGCGTTCTTGGCTATGCGCCTCCGCTGTGCTGCACGGATAGCGACATCGATGCAATCATCGAGCGTACGCAACGCACGCTTGACCAGACTCTGGACGATCCTGATGTCCGCAAGGCTCTGGCGTGA
- a CDS encoding GNAT family N-acetyltransferase: MQQSETELQAFEPHHIEGAVALSRQENWPHRPQDWQMALQLSSGAVALDDRGRVTGTILVTPYGADCAMINMVIVDSNERGKGLGRRLMQQAFALAGERPLRLVATADGMPLYQKLGFVPSGTIQQHQGKVAALGAPAGVETAGADDLAEIKALDRDAYGADREALIDAIAERGGFAVIRRNGVIEAYAAIRPFGRGEVVGPVIAASAVDAKALIGYFAAARPGAFLRVDTDSRTGIAGWLTEIGLAHVGGGVAMDRPPRTAAEQARPKVYALANQALG; the protein is encoded by the coding sequence ATGCAGCAGAGCGAGACCGAACTCCAGGCATTCGAGCCGCACCATATAGAGGGCGCTGTGGCGCTGTCTCGCCAGGAGAATTGGCCGCATCGCCCGCAGGATTGGCAGATGGCGCTGCAGCTCTCCAGCGGCGCGGTCGCCCTCGACGACCGGGGGCGCGTCACCGGAACCATCCTGGTCACTCCCTACGGTGCGGATTGCGCCATGATCAACATGGTGATCGTCGACAGCAATGAGCGAGGCAAGGGGCTGGGCCGCCGGCTGATGCAACAGGCCTTCGCCCTTGCGGGCGAGCGCCCGCTGCGGCTCGTCGCAACGGCCGACGGCATGCCGCTCTATCAGAAGCTGGGCTTCGTGCCGTCCGGCACGATCCAGCAGCACCAGGGCAAGGTTGCGGCGCTTGGCGCGCCCGCCGGCGTCGAGACGGCAGGCGCCGACGATCTTGCGGAAATCAAGGCGCTCGACCGCGACGCCTATGGCGCGGACCGTGAGGCGCTGATCGACGCGATTGCCGAACGCGGAGGCTTCGCGGTCATCCGCCGCAATGGCGTCATCGAGGCTTACGCCGCGATCCGCCCGTTCGGGCGTGGCGAAGTGGTCGGTCCGGTGATCGCCGCAAGTGCCGTGGATGCCAAGGCGCTGATCGGCTACTTCGCCGCTGCGCGCCCCGGCGCCTTCTTGCGCGTGGATACCGACAGCAGGACCGGCATCGCCGGTTGGCTGACCGAAATAGGCCTCGCCCATGTCGGCGGCGGCGTCGCCATGGACCGCCCGCCCAGGACGGCCGCGGAACAGGCCCGACCTAAAGTCTACGCCCTCGCCAACCAGGCGCTCGGCTAG
- a CDS encoding haloacid dehalogenase type II codes for MASFRPKYITFDCYGTLTNFQMAEAARDLYGSRLDEPRMQEFIKNFAAYRLDEILGDWKPYADVIHNALERTCKRNGVAFSSDEARIVYERVPSWGPHADVPAGLAKVAKEIPLVILSNAMNAQIMSNVEKLGAPFHAVYTAEQAQAYKPRFKAFEYMFDKLGCGPEDILHCSSSFRYDLMSAHDLGIKNKVWVNRGHEPANPYYGYVEIADISGLPGVVGL; via the coding sequence ATGGCTTCTTTCAGGCCCAAATACATCACCTTCGACTGCTACGGCACGTTGACCAATTTCCAGATGGCAGAAGCGGCGCGCGACCTCTACGGCAGCCGGCTCGACGAGCCGCGCATGCAGGAGTTCATCAAGAATTTCGCGGCGTATCGGCTGGACGAGATCCTGGGCGACTGGAAGCCATATGCCGATGTCATCCACAATGCGCTCGAGCGCACCTGCAAGCGCAACGGCGTCGCCTTCAGTTCCGACGAGGCCAGGATAGTATATGAGCGCGTCCCGAGCTGGGGACCTCACGCCGACGTTCCGGCCGGCCTGGCGAAGGTCGCCAAGGAAATCCCGCTTGTCATCCTGTCCAACGCCATGAACGCGCAGATCATGTCCAACGTCGAGAAGCTCGGCGCGCCGTTCCATGCCGTCTACACGGCCGAGCAGGCACAGGCCTACAAGCCGCGCTTTAAGGCTTTCGAATACATGTTCGACAAGCTGGGCTGCGGCCCGGAAGACATCCTTCACTGTTCGTCCTCATTCCGCTACGACCTGATGTCGGCACACGACCTCGGCATCAAGAACAAGGTCTGGGTCAATCGCGGCCACGAACCGGCCAACCCCTAT